A region of Pongo pygmaeus isolate AG05252 chromosome 15, NHGRI_mPonPyg2-v2.0_pri, whole genome shotgun sequence DNA encodes the following proteins:
- the FAM161B gene encoding protein FAM161B, with the protein MRGENRPIGKRTLPPRAGWIGGCPGSQPDAKARKGWTLAPRSSRCHCCCCCLCPAEMTVGSPEGAPGGAEGSRQIFPPKSFPDTEAGEELSGYGLVLPRASNLDEFLSPEEEIDSTSDSTGSFYQTLQEPKQKGRRCLLESLFQSDPESDENLSEDEEDLENFFQDKDRGMVQVQCPRALRCGSTRRCSSLNNLPSNIPRAQTQPPSGSRPPSQHRSVSSWASSITVPRPFRMTLREARKKAEWLGSPASFEQERQRAQRQGEEEAECHRQFRAQPVPAHVYLPLYQEIMERSEARRRAGIQKRKELLLSSLKPFSFLEKEEQLKEAARQRDLAATAEAKISKQKATRRIPKSILEPALGDKLQEAELFRKIRIQMRALDMLQMASSPITSSSNRANPQPRTATRTQQEKLGFLHTNFGFQPRVNPVVPDYEGLYKAFQRRAAKRRETQEATRNKPFLLRTANLRHPQRPCDAATTGRRPDSPQPPATPLPRSRSLSGLASLSANTLPVHITDATRKRESAVRSALEKKNKADESIQWLEIHKKKSQAMSKSVTLRAKAMDPHKSLEEVFKAKLKENRNNDRKRAKEYKKELEEMKKRIQTRPYLFEQVAKDLAKKEAEQWYLDTLKQAGLEEDFVRNKGQGTRAVQEKETKVNDFPRFQETTKLSIRDPEQGLEGSLEQPASPRKVLEELSHQSPENLISLA; encoded by the exons ATGCGCGGAGAAAATAGGCCAATCGGAAAACGAACCTTGCCTCCTCGGGCGGGATGGATCGGAGGCTGCCCTGGAAGCCAACCAGACGCCAAAGCTAGAAAGGGGTGGACCCTGGCTCCGCGTAGCTCTCGctgtcactgctgctgctgctgcctctgtCCAGCTGAAATGACCGTGGGGAGCCCTGAGGGAGCCCCCGGAGGTGCGGAGGGGAGCCGTCAG atatttcccCCCAAGTCCTTCCCAGACACAGAGGCAGGAGAGGAGCTGTCTGGGTATGGGCTGGTTCTGCCCAGGGCCAGCAACCTTGACGAGTTCCTCAGCCCAGAGGAGGAGATAGATTCTACTTCTGACTCAACTGGGAGCTTTTACCAGACCTTACAGGAACCGAAGCAGAAAGGCAGACGGTGTCTGTTGGAGTCTCTCTTTCAGTCTGACCCAGAGAGTGATGAAAACCTCTCTGAAGATGAGGAGGACCTGGAGAATTTCTTCCAAGACAAGGACAGGGGGATGGTGCAGGTCCAGTGCCCCCGGGCTCTGAG GTGTGGCTCCACAAGGCGCTGCAGCTCCCTGAACAACCTTCCTTCCAACATTCCCAGGGCTCAGACCCAGCCACCCTCAGGCTCCCGGCCTCCCTCCCAGCACAGAAGCGTCAGCTCCTGGGCATCATCCATTACTGTCCCTCGGCCATTCCGCATGACGCTGCGTGAGGCCCGGAAGAAGGCCGAGTGGCTGGGCTCGCCTGCCTCCTTTGAGCAGGAGAGGCAGCGGGCCCAGAGGCAGGGCGAGGAAGAGGCCGAGTGCCACAGGCAGTTCCGGGCACAGCCTGTGCCTGCACATGTCTACCTGCCCCTCTACCAAGAGATCATGGAGCGCAGCGAGGCCCGAAGGCGGGCAGGGATCCAGAAGAGAAAGGAACTGCTCCTCTCTTCTTTGAAGCCCTTCAGCTTCCTGGAGAAGGAGGAGCAGCTAAAGGAAGCTGCTCGACAGAGAGACTTGGCTGCCACAGCTGAAGCCAAGATCTCCAAGCAGAAGGCCACCAGAAGGATACCCAAGTCCATTCTGGAGCCAGCCCTTGGGGATAAACTCCAGG AAGCTGAGCTCTTCAGGAAAATTCGCATCCAGATGAGAGCCCTGGACATGCTCCAGATGGCCTCTTCCCCTATCACCTCCTCTAGTAACCGGGCTAACCCACAGCCCCGCACAGCCACCCGAACCCAGCAGGAAAAGCTTGGGTTTCTGCACACTAACTTCGGATTCCAGCCTCGGGTGAATCCTGTGGTCCCTGACTATGAGGGCCTTTACAAGGCCTTCCAGAGAAGAGCAGCCAAAAGAAGAGAAACCCAAGAGGCCACTCGCAACAAGCCCTTCTTGCTGAGGACCGCCAACCTGCGCCACCCTCAGCGGCCCTGTGATGCTGCCACCACCGGAAGGAGGCCG GATTCCCCACAGCCACCAGCTACACCCCTGCCAAGGAGTCGTTCTCTGAGCGGCCTTGCTTCCCTCTCTGCCAACACTCTCCCTGTGCACATCACAGATGCCACCAGGAAGAGGGAATCTGCAGTCAG AAGTGcacttgaaaaaaagaacaaagcagatgAGAGTATTCAGTGGCTGGAGATACACAAAAAGAAGTCTCAAGCAATGTCCAAATCTGTGACCTTGCGTGCAAAAGCCATGGATCCCCATAAAAGCCTGGAGGAAGTGTTCAAAGCAAAGCTGAAAGAGAACCG GAACAATGACCGTAAAAGAGCGAAAGAATATAAGAAAGAGCTGGAAGAAATGAAGAAGCGAATACAAACAAGGCCCTATCTCTTTGAACAAGTTGCCAAG GATCTAGCCAAGAAAGAAGCAGAACAATGGTATCTAGACACCCTGAAGCAGGCTGGGCTGGAGGAAGACTTTGTGAGAAACAAGGGTCAAGGCACCCGGGCTGTTCAAGAGAAGGAGACCAAAGTCAACGATTTTCCCAG GTTCCAAGAAACTACAAAACTCAGCATCAGAGATCCAGAGCAGGGTTTGGAAGGATCTCTAGAACAGCCTGCAAGCCCCAGGAAAGTACTGGAGGAGCTATCTCATCAATCACCAGAAAATCTCATATCACTTGCTTAA